Proteins from a single region of Hordeum vulgare subsp. vulgare chromosome 6H, MorexV3_pseudomolecules_assembly, whole genome shotgun sequence:
- the LOC123405424 gene encoding alpha-amylase inhibitor BDAI-1 has translation MGMGAMWMKSMLLVLLLCMLMVTPMTGARSDNSGPWMWCDPEMGHKVSPLTRCRALVKLECVGNRVPEDVLRDCCQEVANISNEWCRCGDLGSMLRSVYAALGVGGGPEEVFPGCQKDVMKLLVAGVPALCNVPIPNEAAGTRGVCYWSASTDT, from the coding sequence ATGGGAATGGGAGCAATGTGGATGAAGAGCATGTTGTTGGtgctcctgctatgcatgctcatGGTGACTCCAATGACGGGCGCACGGAGTGATAACAGTGGCCCTTGGATGTGGTGTGATCCTGAGATGGGCCACAAGGTGAGCCCGCTCACGCGCTGCCGAGCATTGGTGAAGCTCGAGTGTGTGGGCAACCGGGTGCCCGAGGATGTCCTAAGAGACTGCTGCCAGGAGGTGGCCAACATCAGCAACGAGTGGTGCAGGTGCGGCGACCTCGGCAGCATGCTGCGCAGCGTGTATGCGGCGCTCGGCGTGGGGGGCGGACCGGAGGAGGTGTTCCCGGGTTGCCAGAAGGATGTGATGAAGCTCTTGGTTGCAGGCGTGCCTGCGCTCTGCAATGTCCCCATTCCCAACGAGGCGGCAGGCACCAGAGGGGTCTGCTACTGGTCAGCGTCTACGGACACCTAG